In the genome of Nocardioides seonyuensis, one region contains:
- a CDS encoding HpcH/HpaI aldolase/citrate lyase family protein, giving the protein MSRTAKDFFAPLAVGAPTPLREIPARPSRAIHFFDPGNEKMAAKVPDMVGTVDVLLGNLEDAVKAENKEKSREGLVRIGQSTDFGPTQFWTRINSLDSPWVLDDLTTLVPAIGDKLDVIMVPKVQGAEDIHYVDRLLAQLEAKAGIKKPILIHAILETARGVANIEEICAASPRMQGLSLGPADLAADRRMKTTRVGGGHPGYLVRADAPKDAEGNYQYDAERAGYQQDLWHYTIARMVDACAMHGIYAYYGPFGDIKDTVACEAQFRNAFLLGCVGAWSLHPVQIKIANKVFSPSVEDVAHARRVIAAMGDGTGAVMIDGKMEDDASVKQCQVMVNLAEELAAIDPELKEQYDAIPDQGQEA; this is encoded by the coding sequence ATGTCACGAACTGCCAAGGACTTCTTCGCCCCGCTCGCCGTCGGTGCCCCCACTCCGCTGCGCGAGATCCCCGCGCGCCCGAGCCGGGCCATCCACTTCTTCGACCCCGGCAACGAGAAGATGGCCGCCAAGGTGCCCGACATGGTCGGCACCGTCGACGTCCTCCTCGGCAACCTCGAGGACGCCGTCAAGGCGGAGAACAAGGAGAAGTCGCGCGAGGGGCTGGTGAGGATCGGGCAGAGCACCGACTTCGGGCCCACGCAGTTCTGGACCCGCATCAACTCCCTCGACTCACCGTGGGTGCTGGACGACCTCACCACCCTGGTGCCGGCTATCGGCGACAAGCTCGACGTCATCATGGTGCCGAAGGTGCAGGGCGCCGAGGACATCCACTACGTCGACCGCCTCCTCGCCCAGCTCGAGGCCAAGGCCGGCATCAAGAAGCCGATCCTCATCCACGCCATCCTCGAGACCGCCCGCGGCGTCGCCAACATCGAGGAGATCTGCGCCGCCTCCCCGCGCATGCAGGGCCTCTCCCTGGGCCCGGCCGACCTGGCGGCCGACCGTCGCATGAAGACCACCCGCGTCGGCGGCGGCCACCCCGGCTACCTCGTGCGGGCCGACGCCCCCAAGGACGCCGAGGGCAACTACCAGTACGACGCCGAGCGTGCGGGCTACCAGCAGGACCTGTGGCACTACACGATCGCGCGCATGGTCGACGCGTGCGCGATGCACGGCATCTACGCCTACTACGGCCCGTTCGGCGACATCAAGGACACGGTCGCGTGCGAGGCCCAGTTCCGCAACGCGTTCCTGCTCGGCTGCGTCGGCGCGTGGAGCCTGCACCCGGTGCAGATCAAGATCGCCAACAAGGTCTTCTCCCCCAGCGTCGAGGACGTCGCGCACGCCCGTCGGGTGATCGCCGCGATGGGCGACGGCACCGGCGCGGTGATGATCGACGGCAAGATGGAGGACGACGCCTCGGTCAAGCAGTGCCAGGTGATGGTCAACCTGGCCGAGGAGCTCGCGGCGATCGACCCGGAGCTCAAGGAGCAGTACGACGCCATCCCCGACCAGGGCCAGGAGGCCTGA
- a CDS encoding IS30 family transposase, whose translation MPKWISFETQEEFFELLCAGAPIAHAAAWSGVSIETATKWWRERGVMGLQMAVGARGGLPGSAPLRRPGDDREVRRRRPLTSEDRAVIAALVHQGVSLREIGRLLGRDVSVISREVARNSGPDGSYHGPVAHRAAHERRRRPKAFKLHDPRLCGSIETWMDDGWSPGLIAAVLRKQHPHDTAAAKMARVSHETIYRALYVQTRGSLRQDLAAQLSTKRRSRKPHGSVDGRGRSLYREAFTISQRPAEVADRAVPGHWEGDLILGVGNRSAVGTLVERSTRFVILLHLPGRHDAESVAEAMIREMSRLPEHLRRSLTWDRGSELANYRDVEAALEMPVYFCDPHSPWQRGSNENTNRLLRFWLEKGTDLSTHTAEDLARIAATLNKRPRPTLDLRTPAQALAALLADPAAA comes from the coding sequence ATGCCGAAGTGGATCTCGTTTGAGACTCAGGAGGAGTTCTTCGAGCTTCTCTGTGCGGGTGCTCCGATCGCCCATGCAGCGGCTTGGTCGGGCGTGTCGATCGAGACCGCGACGAAGTGGTGGCGTGAGCGTGGCGTCATGGGACTTCAGATGGCAGTGGGTGCCCGGGGCGGACTTCCCGGGTCCGCGCCGTTGCGGCGGCCTGGTGATGACCGGGAGGTACGTCGACGGCGGCCGTTGACGAGTGAGGACCGGGCGGTGATCGCCGCGCTGGTTCATCAAGGGGTTTCGCTGCGCGAGATCGGTAGGTTGCTGGGACGTGACGTGTCGGTGATCAGCCGGGAGGTCGCGCGCAACAGTGGTCCGGACGGGAGCTATCACGGGCCGGTGGCACACCGCGCGGCCCACGAACGCCGGCGCCGACCCAAGGCGTTCAAGCTGCACGATCCGAGGCTGTGCGGGTCGATCGAGACCTGGATGGATGACGGCTGGTCACCGGGCCTGATCGCGGCCGTGCTGCGCAAGCAGCACCCACACGACACGGCAGCGGCGAAGATGGCTCGTGTGTCGCACGAGACGATCTACCGCGCGTTGTACGTCCAGACCCGCGGCAGCCTGCGCCAGGACCTGGCCGCCCAGCTGTCGACCAAGCGTCGGTCCCGCAAGCCCCACGGGTCGGTGGACGGGCGCGGGAGGAGCCTGTATCGCGAGGCGTTCACCATCAGCCAGCGTCCCGCCGAGGTAGCCGACCGGGCGGTGCCTGGCCACTGGGAGGGCGACCTGATCCTCGGCGTCGGGAACCGGTCTGCGGTGGGGACCCTGGTGGAGCGCTCGACCCGGTTCGTGATCCTGCTGCACCTGCCCGGACGCCACGACGCCGAGTCCGTGGCCGAGGCGATGATCCGCGAGATGAGCAGGCTGCCCGAGCACCTGCGCCGATCGCTGACCTGGGACCGGGGCAGCGAGCTGGCCAACTACCGCGACGTCGAGGCCGCGCTCGAGATGCCGGTCTACTTCTGCGACCCCCACTCGCCCTGGCAGCGCGGGTCGAACGAGAACACCAACCGGCTTCTGCGGTTCTGGCTCGAGAAGGGCACCGACCTCTCGACCCATACCGCCGAGGACCTGGCCCGCATCGCCGCCACCCTCAACAAGCGCCCGCGCCCTACCCTCGACCTACGGACACCAGCCCAAGCGCTGGCCGCGCTGCTCGCCGACCCGGCAGCAGCATGA
- a CDS encoding class I SAM-dependent methyltransferase translates to MTLEDHMTTLEHSPAHHDAVASEEVADRIIGIMNDGAICVLIGIGHDLGLFDTLAELPPATSEQIADAAGLDERYTREWLGGIVTAGLVEYDALDRTYALLPDHAPFLSGPGPDNLSRVIRYVNMMGEVSAKVAEKFRTGGGLSYEEYPGFHDIQAAESRATHDASLLDMVVPVTGMTERLRSGITVADIGCGQGHAVNLLARAFPASRFVGFDLSPEPIAAARAEAAEWGLTNATFHQCDVATLPPESVGAYDLVTAFDAIHDQKDPARVLANARAALRPDGAFLMVDFNAHSCVEDNLGLPWASFIYAISTTHCMSVSLGQGGAGLGTAWGVETAEEMLRAAGFSDVVRHELEADPFNAYFMARP, encoded by the coding sequence ATGACCCTGGAGGACCACATGACCACGCTCGAGCACTCCCCTGCCCACCACGACGCCGTCGCGTCGGAGGAGGTCGCCGACCGCATCATCGGCATCATGAACGACGGCGCGATCTGCGTCCTGATCGGCATCGGCCACGACCTCGGACTCTTCGACACCCTCGCCGAGCTGCCGCCGGCCACCAGCGAGCAGATCGCCGACGCGGCTGGCCTCGATGAGCGCTACACCCGCGAGTGGCTGGGCGGCATCGTCACCGCGGGCCTGGTGGAGTACGACGCCCTCGACCGCACCTACGCCCTGCTTCCCGACCACGCCCCGTTCCTCAGCGGACCGGGACCCGACAACCTCAGCCGGGTGATCCGCTACGTCAACATGATGGGCGAGGTCTCCGCGAAGGTGGCCGAGAAGTTCCGCACGGGTGGCGGGCTCTCCTACGAGGAGTACCCCGGCTTCCACGACATCCAGGCGGCTGAGAGCAGGGCGACGCATGACGCCTCCCTCCTCGACATGGTCGTGCCCGTGACGGGCATGACCGAGCGGCTGCGCTCGGGCATCACGGTGGCCGACATCGGCTGCGGACAGGGCCACGCGGTCAACCTGCTTGCCCGTGCCTTCCCGGCGAGCCGGTTCGTCGGGTTCGACCTCAGCCCCGAGCCGATCGCCGCTGCCCGGGCCGAGGCCGCGGAGTGGGGCCTGACGAACGCCACCTTCCACCAGTGCGACGTGGCGACCCTGCCGCCGGAGAGCGTCGGGGCCTACGACCTGGTCACCGCCTTCGACGCGATCCACGACCAGAAGGACCCGGCGCGCGTCCTCGCCAACGCGCGGGCAGCGCTGCGTCCCGACGGCGCGTTCCTGATGGTCGACTTCAATGCCCACAGCTGCGTGGAGGACAACCTCGGCCTTCCCTGGGCGAGCTTCATCTACGCGATCTCGACCACCCACTGCATGTCGGTCTCGCTGGGCCAGGGCGGCGCCGGGCTCGGCACCGCCTGGGGCGTCGAGACCGCCGAGGAGATGCTGCGCGCGGCCGGCTTCTCCGACGTCGTACGCCACGAGCTCGAGGCCGACCCGTTCAACGCCTACTTCATGGCCCGCCCCTGA
- a CDS encoding helix-turn-helix transcriptional regulator, whose translation MSTRAPVAGPDWGAVVARLGPREGELTLAELDELGRAHWWLRHADESTRLDQVQHERLLADGRVVEAAERALRVGLQWAIRGDLTVASTWLARARRLLRDQPPSVVHSYADYVLATADLDLDTDPSEALEVASRLRDMADAYDDRTLDCFALGLTGMATVRSGDLTGFEVLDEALLPIVDGQVDPLWAGDLFCSVIHLCEGLGDLARMRAWTDTLAAWASPLSDTFLYAGVTRVHQLQLLRAEGRWDEVVAEMGEQSDQLAPAHSWLAGAGFHELGEVHRLRGDRDAAQAAYDRARELGIEPEPGQALLHHAAGRTDEALAGLRVAMAAEGPLSRSRVIGPAVRLALDAGERQWAASLVDELEATARRFGTPGLVAAASHARAVLLSDAGRYDDAVPLLEDAARIYREQRYRHASAQVHEALAVACRGRGDVVRADAEEATARAIYDRLGARADLARLSVLAAPGGLTAREVQVLAQVAAGLTNKQVAEALVISDKTVSRHLASIFTKIGVSSRTAAAAWAREHGVA comes from the coding sequence GTGAGCACACGCGCTCCCGTCGCCGGGCCCGACTGGGGCGCAGTTGTGGCGCGTCTCGGCCCCCGCGAGGGCGAGCTCACCCTTGCCGAGCTCGACGAGCTCGGTCGCGCCCACTGGTGGCTGCGCCATGCCGACGAGAGCACCCGGCTCGACCAGGTGCAGCACGAGAGGCTGCTGGCCGACGGGCGGGTCGTCGAGGCGGCCGAGCGTGCGCTTCGTGTCGGGCTCCAGTGGGCGATCCGTGGCGACCTCACCGTCGCCTCGACCTGGCTCGCCAGGGCGCGGCGGCTGCTGCGCGACCAGCCGCCCTCGGTCGTGCACAGCTACGCGGACTACGTGCTGGCGACGGCCGACCTCGACCTGGACACCGACCCGAGCGAGGCCCTGGAGGTTGCGTCGCGGCTCCGGGACATGGCCGACGCGTACGACGATCGCACCCTCGACTGCTTCGCCCTCGGGCTGACCGGCATGGCGACCGTGCGCAGCGGAGACCTCACCGGCTTCGAGGTGCTGGACGAGGCCCTGCTGCCCATCGTCGACGGCCAAGTCGACCCGTTGTGGGCCGGCGACCTGTTCTGCTCGGTGATCCACCTGTGCGAGGGACTGGGCGACCTGGCCCGCATGCGCGCCTGGACGGACACCCTCGCCGCATGGGCATCGCCCCTGTCAGACACGTTCCTCTACGCCGGGGTGACCCGCGTGCACCAGCTCCAGCTGCTGCGTGCCGAGGGGCGCTGGGACGAGGTGGTGGCAGAGATGGGCGAGCAGAGCGACCAGCTCGCGCCGGCCCACAGTTGGCTGGCCGGCGCCGGCTTCCACGAGCTCGGGGAGGTGCACCGGTTGCGGGGCGACCGCGATGCGGCGCAGGCGGCGTACGACCGGGCGCGCGAGCTCGGCATCGAGCCGGAGCCGGGTCAGGCGCTCCTCCACCACGCAGCCGGGCGGACAGATGAGGCTCTGGCCGGGCTCCGGGTCGCGATGGCCGCCGAGGGGCCGTTGTCTCGCTCCCGCGTCATCGGACCTGCCGTGCGACTCGCCCTCGACGCAGGCGAGCGCCAGTGGGCGGCGTCCCTGGTCGACGAGCTGGAGGCAACGGCCCGCCGGTTCGGCACCCCGGGCCTGGTGGCTGCGGCGTCGCACGCGCGGGCGGTGCTGCTCAGCGACGCCGGCAGGTACGACGACGCCGTGCCGCTGCTGGAGGATGCCGCGCGGATCTACCGCGAGCAGCGGTACCGGCATGCGAGCGCCCAGGTCCACGAGGCCCTCGCGGTGGCGTGCCGAGGTCGCGGCGACGTCGTACGCGCCGACGCGGAAGAGGCCACCGCCCGTGCGATCTACGACCGGCTCGGCGCCCGTGCCGACCTGGCTCGCCTGTCGGTCCTGGCCGCTCCCGGCGGGCTCACGGCACGAGAGGTGCAGGTGCTGGCCCAGGTGGCTGCCGGCCTGACCAACAAGCAGGTGGCCGAGGCGCTCGTGATCAGCGACAAGACCGTCAGCCGCCATCTCGCCAGCATCTTCACGAAGATAGGCGTCTCCTCCCGGACCGCCGCTGCCGCCTGGGCGCGAGAACACGGCGTGGCCTGA
- a CDS encoding DUF1992 domain-containing protein, with protein MTDEQRQAPDREPARDTRTGGSAAAARIQHQTQWVEQQLRVAFERGDFDDLPGYGKPLEGLGAEHDPDWWVKKLIEREQVTGVLPPALALRKEDAELDSTLDRLNVEAEVRRELEEFNRRVVEVRRQLQGGPPVITPTRDVDAEVAAWRERRTARVEAQRAALARQQADQPSRRRRGLFRRRD; from the coding sequence ATGACCGACGAGCAACGACAGGCGCCAGACCGTGAGCCTGCCCGCGACACGCGCACCGGAGGCTCAGCCGCGGCGGCACGGATCCAGCACCAGACGCAGTGGGTCGAGCAGCAGCTGCGCGTGGCCTTCGAGCGCGGCGACTTCGACGACCTGCCGGGCTACGGCAAGCCCCTGGAGGGGCTGGGGGCCGAGCACGATCCCGACTGGTGGGTCAAGAAGCTCATCGAGCGCGAGCAGGTCACCGGCGTGCTGCCCCCGGCGCTGGCCCTGCGCAAGGAGGACGCCGAGCTCGACAGCACCCTCGACCGGCTGAACGTCGAGGCCGAGGTCCGTCGGGAGCTCGAGGAGTTCAACCGTCGGGTGGTGGAGGTACGACGCCAGCTCCAGGGCGGACCGCCGGTGATCACGCCCACCCGCGACGTGGACGCCGAGGTCGCTGCGTGGCGGGAGCGTCGTACGGCGCGGGTAGAGGCCCAGCGCGCCGCGCTCGCCCGGCAGCAGGCCGACCAGCCCTCCCGCCGCCGGCGCGGCCTGTTCCGTCGCCGGGACTGA
- a CDS encoding Ig-like domain repeat protein, which translates to MPTSVPARQLRRLVHAGVATAVVAVAFQAAPAHAVPAAPEITGPVGGTGQSVELTWRPVDGAVEYDVKVDNDSSFATPEWTVKTPNTVSIPTRLLARGTQYLQVSARDAAGAWGPVATSSFAVETTAGPVLESPADGITLQQPADPPLLTWAPVPGAASYTVEVDTEPGFVDARSYSTEATALVVPDNQAPHQTYHWRVRASLADGYASDYSTPRSYTVGAIGLPAINGPSNDAEVTDVVLDWDPVPGAKHYELQVDDDFAFSSPESTSSVPDKILGTNFSPSTTFGNDQYFWRVRARDLDGNPTDWVRVSPEVHYSFNRVWRDVPTPVHPFDPEGDLVPVGDDLYFEWTPVSHASQYELWVSTDPNFTVVSKCVVAGTTYTPGEIFPVDQCMPRSEGIVHYWKVRPIDAPYAATGLTGLFSPTQQFVYRDPEAIVVNTPVPNTDVEVPILDWEPVPGTEVYEVTLFRGNGMQVLQKTTHSTSFSPIGVSIINTLDNPYRYTLRALDAAGRVSETVTIPFTISPPTDTSTPLVPFPEGAPTYDAPSLRWGAVLGADHYRLEVGDVATGGWFATGTAPIVTDKLAFPAATDLSTLLLRPGTYRWRATAYDKFGYQIAGPGPIGQFTVLPLEPLTGHRLALTGSSLDAGAACTATLADNGALCDNVPSTPVLDWDPVVYASEYRVHVSRDGDFTTGALDSTPPRTPNTRWAPTWTYPFKALQDSQAQTPYHWVIQPCKAATVCGPDPTSTQDTAQHAFRKSSPELELLAPAAGTVIDSTEVAFSWKDYFETNRATTYETGETSYQSARSYQVQVDNESTFASPLDDVTVDQTTYTSAGTLYPEGPLWWRVQPIDGNGNALGWTEPRRLDKKTPAVALTSPLASPTGDVPVVTGAVPFRWAAQPFASDYRIQVAANGDRNFSTNNLKVNALTKRTAFATGSTVNFMTIATLQASDKPYVWRVQRVDPAGNAGPWSEIGEFKVALMNPVPLAPAAGAEVGSRGLVLRWAPVAEAAKYKVDLRPLGQTYPTPATTPTTPATGWAPTIPMVVGTTYQWRVTSVDVDGRSTDPTTWQTFTVGGVPEATTPVAIDGSGVFETELTAVPPIWGVPATTTYQWRRNSTDIAGATGSTYTVRAQDVGASITVVATGVSDEFGTGTSTSAALVGKPAPGPVATTDPVITGSGAVGTVLESTMPTWDRAGTESSRQWMRNGSPITGATGQTYDVVAADVGAALTLQVTGTLPGHSPTEVLSNQITGTQGSAPALVTQPTISGTPKVGTTLTSTAPTWDLDGVTHTIQWLRDGTPIASQSTSSYAVRAEDVGQAITVRYTASVPGRNPGVAVSDPVTGVQGDAPTATSLPVVSGSGKVGTSLTATAPTWSLTGVTSTVEWLRGGEVIAGATTATYVVQPTDVDEPLSVRYTGRVPGRADGTATSNPVVGLIGEAPSTPRPAAPSGTRKVGTVLTSASPVWTPAEVEQTIQWLRNGEEIAGETGTTYVVRPGDVGAPISVRYTATAPGRATGTATSNAVVALEGDAPVADPLPAPTGSGVVGTLLTAPPASWTPTDVEQSRQWLLDGTPVAGETGETYQVRAGDAGRRLSVRVSASRVGYRTGVVTSAGVLATAAPVVTPTPTPTPTPTPSPTPTPTPTPTPVPTQPPAPPVGPVAPAASTTTLKAPKSTSVGKRARVTVTVKATGLVSPTGVVKVFAGKKLVAKIKLAASAKGVAKARLPKLKKGRYKLRAVYSGTTGIVASTSKRVVLKVTG; encoded by the coding sequence ATGCCCACGTCCGTGCCCGCTCGCCAGCTCCGTCGCCTGGTCCACGCGGGAGTCGCCACCGCGGTCGTCGCCGTGGCGTTCCAGGCCGCTCCCGCCCACGCGGTGCCGGCGGCCCCGGAGATCACGGGCCCGGTCGGTGGCACCGGACAGTCGGTCGAGCTGACGTGGCGCCCGGTCGACGGTGCAGTGGAGTACGACGTCAAGGTCGACAACGACTCCTCCTTCGCCACTCCGGAGTGGACGGTCAAGACGCCCAACACGGTGTCCATCCCCACCAGGCTGCTGGCTCGGGGGACGCAGTACCTGCAGGTCAGCGCCAGGGACGCCGCCGGCGCATGGGGGCCGGTGGCGACCAGCAGCTTCGCGGTCGAGACGACGGCCGGGCCGGTGCTGGAGTCCCCCGCGGACGGAATCACGCTGCAGCAGCCCGCGGACCCACCGCTGCTGACGTGGGCCCCGGTTCCCGGCGCTGCCTCCTACACCGTCGAGGTGGACACCGAGCCGGGGTTCGTAGACGCCCGGAGCTACTCCACCGAGGCCACCGCCCTCGTGGTCCCCGACAACCAGGCTCCGCACCAGACCTATCACTGGCGGGTGCGCGCCAGCCTCGCGGACGGCTACGCCTCTGACTACTCCACGCCGCGCTCCTACACGGTCGGAGCGATCGGGCTGCCCGCGATCAACGGCCCGTCGAACGACGCGGAGGTCACCGACGTCGTGCTGGACTGGGACCCCGTCCCCGGAGCCAAGCACTACGAGCTCCAGGTCGATGACGACTTCGCGTTCAGCAGCCCCGAGTCGACCTCGTCGGTCCCCGACAAGATCCTCGGCACCAACTTCTCGCCCAGCACGACCTTCGGCAACGACCAGTACTTCTGGCGGGTGCGGGCACGCGACCTCGACGGCAACCCCACCGACTGGGTCCGTGTCTCGCCGGAGGTCCACTACTCCTTCAACCGGGTCTGGCGCGACGTCCCCACCCCCGTGCACCCCTTCGACCCGGAGGGTGACCTGGTCCCGGTGGGTGACGACCTCTACTTCGAGTGGACTCCCGTCAGCCACGCCTCCCAGTACGAGCTGTGGGTGAGCACGGACCCCAACTTCACGGTCGTGTCGAAGTGCGTCGTCGCCGGCACGACGTACACGCCGGGTGAGATCTTTCCCGTGGACCAGTGCATGCCCAGGTCGGAGGGCATCGTCCACTACTGGAAGGTGCGTCCGATCGATGCACCGTACGCCGCGACCGGGCTGACGGGGCTCTTCTCCCCGACCCAGCAGTTCGTCTACCGCGACCCCGAGGCGATCGTGGTCAACACCCCCGTCCCTAACACCGACGTGGAGGTGCCCATCCTCGACTGGGAGCCGGTCCCCGGCACCGAGGTGTACGAGGTCACCCTCTTCCGCGGCAACGGCATGCAGGTCCTGCAGAAGACGACCCACTCGACGTCGTTCTCGCCCATCGGCGTGTCCATCATCAACACGCTCGACAACCCCTACCGCTACACCCTGAGGGCCCTCGACGCAGCGGGTCGTGTCAGCGAGACCGTCACCATCCCCTTCACGATCTCCCCGCCGACGGACACCAGCACCCCGCTGGTGCCGTTCCCCGAGGGCGCTCCGACGTACGACGCGCCCAGCCTGCGGTGGGGCGCGGTGCTCGGCGCCGACCACTACCGGCTCGAGGTCGGGGACGTTGCCACCGGCGGCTGGTTCGCGACCGGGACCGCCCCGATCGTGACCGACAAGCTGGCGTTCCCGGCGGCGACCGACCTCTCGACCCTGCTGTTGCGCCCCGGCACCTACCGGTGGCGGGCCACCGCCTACGACAAGTTCGGCTACCAGATCGCCGGCCCTGGCCCCATCGGCCAGTTCACCGTCCTGCCCCTGGAGCCCCTCACCGGCCACCGCCTCGCGCTCACCGGCTCCAGCCTCGACGCCGGTGCCGCATGCACCGCGACGCTGGCCGACAACGGGGCCCTGTGCGACAACGTGCCGTCCACGCCCGTGCTCGACTGGGACCCGGTGGTCTACGCCTCGGAGTACCGCGTGCACGTCTCCCGCGACGGCGACTTCACCACCGGCGCCCTGGACTCAACCCCGCCGCGCACCCCGAACACGCGCTGGGCGCCGACCTGGACCTACCCGTTCAAGGCACTGCAGGACAGCCAGGCGCAGACGCCGTACCACTGGGTCATCCAGCCCTGCAAGGCCGCGACCGTGTGCGGCCCGGACCCGACCTCGACGCAGGACACCGCCCAGCACGCCTTCCGCAAGAGCTCCCCCGAGCTGGAGCTGCTGGCTCCGGCGGCCGGCACGGTGATCGACTCGACCGAGGTCGCCTTCTCCTGGAAGGACTACTTCGAGACCAACCGGGCGACGACCTACGAGACCGGCGAGACGAGCTACCAGTCCGCGCGGAGCTACCAGGTGCAGGTGGACAACGAGTCGACCTTCGCCTCCCCGCTGGACGACGTCACGGTCGACCAGACGACCTACACGTCCGCGGGCACGCTGTACCCCGAAGGCCCGCTGTGGTGGCGCGTCCAGCCCATCGACGGCAACGGCAATGCCCTCGGGTGGACCGAACCACGACGCCTCGACAAGAAGACCCCGGCGGTCGCGCTGACGTCACCTCTGGCGAGCCCGACCGGGGACGTGCCCGTCGTCACGGGCGCCGTGCCGTTCAGGTGGGCCGCGCAGCCCTTCGCCAGCGACTACCGCATCCAGGTCGCCGCCAACGGCGACCGGAACTTCTCCACCAACAACCTCAAGGTCAACGCCCTGACGAAGCGGACTGCCTTCGCCACCGGCTCGACGGTCAACTTCATGACCATCGCGACCCTGCAGGCCTCGGACAAGCCCTACGTCTGGCGCGTCCAGCGCGTCGACCCGGCGGGCAACGCCGGTCCGTGGTCCGAGATCGGCGAGTTCAAGGTCGCTCTCATGAACCCCGTGCCCCTCGCTCCGGCGGCGGGCGCGGAGGTGGGCTCACGAGGTCTGGTGCTCCGCTGGGCGCCCGTGGCGGAGGCTGCCAAGTACAAGGTCGACCTGCGGCCGCTGGGTCAGACGTACCCGACCCCGGCCACCACGCCCACCACGCCCGCGACCGGCTGGGCGCCCACGATCCCCATGGTCGTGGGCACCACCTACCAGTGGCGGGTCACCTCCGTGGACGTGGACGGCCGCTCGACCGACCCGACGACCTGGCAGACGTTCACCGTGGGCGGCGTGCCCGAAGCGACCACTCCGGTGGCCATCGACGGCAGCGGGGTCTTCGAGACCGAGCTGACGGCGGTGCCGCCGATCTGGGGCGTGCCCGCGACGACCACCTACCAGTGGCGCCGCAACTCCACGGACATCGCGGGAGCGACCGGATCCACCTACACCGTGCGGGCCCAGGACGTCGGGGCCTCCATCACCGTCGTGGCCACCGGTGTCTCTGACGAGTTCGGCACCGGCACCTCGACCAGCGCCGCCCTCGTGGGCAAGCCCGCTCCCGGCCCCGTCGCGACGACCGATCCGGTGATCACCGGCAGCGGCGCCGTCGGGACGGTGCTGGAGTCGACCATGCCCACCTGGGACCGCGCCGGCACCGAGTCCTCGCGCCAGTGGATGCGCAACGGCTCGCCCATCACCGGCGCCACCGGCCAGACGTACGACGTCGTGGCCGCCGACGTGGGCGCCGCCCTCACCCTGCAGGTCACCGGCACCCTGCCCGGCCACTCGCCCACGGAGGTGCTCAGCAACCAGATCACCGGCACGCAGGGATCCGCCCCTGCCCTGGTGACGCAGCCCACGATCTCCGGGACACCGAAGGTCGGCACGACCCTCACGAGCACCGCGCCGACGTGGGACCTCGACGGTGTCACGCACACGATCCAGTGGCTTCGTGACGGGACCCCGATCGCGAGCCAGAGCACCAGCTCGTACGCAGTCCGCGCAGAGGACGTCGGCCAGGCGATCACCGTGCGCTACACCGCCAGCGTCCCCGGCCGGAACCCGGGCGTCGCGGTCAGCGACCCGGTGACGGGCGTCCAGGGCGACGCTCCGACCGCGACCTCGCTGCCGGTGGTGAGCGGCTCCGGCAAGGTCGGCACGTCCCTCACCGCCACGGCGCCGACCTGGAGCCTCACCGGCGTCACGTCCACGGTCGAGTGGCTGCGCGGCGGTGAGGTGATCGCTGGCGCGACCACGGCGACGTACGTCGTCCAGCCGACCGACGTCGACGAGCCCCTCTCGGTGAGGTACACCGGCCGGGTCCCTGGCCGGGCCGACGGGACCGCGACCAGCAACCCGGTCGTCGGGCTGATCGGTGAAGCACCCTCCACGCCACGACCCGCTGCTCCCTCGGGCACCCGCAAGGTGGGGACCGTCCTCACCAGCGCCTCGCCCGTGTGGACCCCCGCCGAGGTGGAGCAGACCATCCAGTGGCTGCGCAACGGTGAGGAGATCGCCGGTGAGACCGGGACCACGTACGTCGTGCGCCCCGGGGACGTCGGAGCGCCGATCTCGGTCCGCTACACCGCGACGGCACCGGGCAGGGCGACCGGCACAGCGACCAGCAACGCGGTCGTCGCGCTCGAGGGCGACGCCCCCGTCGCCGACCCGCTGCCCGCGCCGACCGGCTCGGGCGTGGTCGGCACCCTGCTGACCGCACCGCCGGCGTCCTGGACTCCCACGGACGTGGAGCAGTCACGCCAGTGGCTGCTCGACGGAACGCCGGTGGCAGGCGAGACGGGTGAGACCTACCAGGTGCGGGCGGGCGACGCAGGTCGCCGCCTGTCCGTCCGCGTGAGCGCCAGCAGGGTCGGCTACCGCACGGGTGTCGTCACCTCGGCAGGGGTCCTCGCCACCGCGGCCCCGGTCGTGACGCCGACTCCCACGCCGACGCCGACACCGACGCCGAGCCCCACCCCGACACCGACACCCACCCCGACGCCGGTGCCGACCCAGCCGCCCGCGCCTCCTGTGGGACCCGTGGCACCCGCGGCCTCGACGACGACCCTCAAGGCTCCGAAGTCGACCTCGGTCGGCAAGCGCGCCCGGGTCACCGTCACGGTCAAGGCAACGGGCCTCGTCTCCCCCACCGGGGTCGTCAAGGTCTTCGCAGGCAAGAAGCTGGTCGCCAAGATCAAGCTCGCAGCCAGCGCGAAGGGTGTGGCGAAGGCGCGTCTCCCCAAGCTGAAGAAGGGCCGCTACAAGCTCCGCGCGGTCTACTCCGGCACGACCGGGATCGTCGCGTCCACGTCGAAGAGGGTGGTCCTGAAGGTCACCGGCTGA